The genomic segment AAGACCGAACAAGCGCTGGAAAAAGCGATTGAGCTTAAGCCACACTATGAGAAAGCTCAGGCGGCCTTGTCGTTATTAAACACTCGAAAGAGCAGCACAGAAAACCAGGTCGCCGAACGGGTTGCAACACTCAGTAATATCCAAAAAGCCAGCCATCATCCTGAGGCCAGGTTGCACCTTGCCCACGCCATGGCGAAAGAGCTGGAGATGGTCGGTGATTACTCCAGGGCCTTTTCTATATTAAAGCGCCACAAAGATGTTCAACGCCGGGCTATAGGTTACGAGTTTGAGCGCGATCGAGCACTTCTAAGCAATCTGGCCGCCAGAGGTTCTTACCCGCTAGCAAAAGCCCGAACCGTTGAAAACATCTTCGTGACCGGTATGCCGAGAACAGGCACAACCATGGTAGAGCGCTTGCTATGCAGTGCTCCCGATCTGGCCTCTGCCGGAGAGCTTCCATGCTTTCGCACAAGTTTACGCAAGGTGTTAGGGGAGATGAGCACAGCTTTTATTACCGAGGCCTGTGGGCGGACGCTGGATAAAAAATCGAGCGAAGAGGTCGGCCGTTTATACCGACATAATACCCGTTACTTAAAAGGCGATTGCACAATTCTTCTGGACAAGCTGCCCTTAAACATACTCTTGACCGATCAAATTCTTCACTGTCTGGAAAATAGTGTGGTTGTGTGCCTGGAGCGTCACCCACTGGATACGATAGTGGGCAACTATCGCCAGCTATTTAGCTTTGCCGATGGCTTATACAGCTATTCGTTATCCCTGGAAGATACGGCAAGATTCTACCTCTGCTTTCGCGCGCTTACACAGCGATTAGCCAGAGACTACCCGGACAGGTTTTACCGGGTGAGCTATGAAGCCTTGGTTCAGAACCCTGAGCGGGAAGCTGAAAAGTTGTTTGATTTCTGCCAGCTTCCATGGAAGTCGGAGTATGTATCGATTGAAAAAAACCGGTCACCGGTGGCGACGGCCAGCGCATTACAGGTGCGCGAAAAAATTCATACTCGCGCTCTTGGCCAGTGGCGCCGATATGAGGATTCTTTAACCGAAGTGAAACGCCTTCTTGATGAAGGCGGAGTGAGTTACGAGTGATTTCTACAGGCTGCTAAAAACGCTTCTTATTTAGCTTGGCTGATCACCCGGTTTCGATACTCTGTGGGAGACTCTCCAGTCAGCCGCTTGAAAAAGCGTTGAAAAGAAGATTTGCTGTTAAACCCTGACTCCAGAAGAATCTCCATAACCGACATATGCAAGCAGTTCTTATCGCCTAGGTATCGCTTGGCTTCCTCGACGCGGTAGGTGTTGATAAACTCAAAAAAGTTTCGATCAAAGGCTCGGTTGATCGCGAAGGATACATCTCGGTACGGCAAACCAACCATTTCGGAAAATTGTTCGACGTTGATATTCGGCTTCAAATACAGTTTTTGCTCATTGATTCCGAGCATTATCTTGCCGATCAAGTTGTCTATATTATCGTTATATCGGCTCTCTGGGCTCTTTGTAGCCTTGGTGGTAGTTAATTTCTGTGCATGAGAAACACTGTAGAAAAATAGAGCGATCAATAGAATAAAATTAATATAGTTGTCGGTAACGCCCAGCGGCAATCGGTAGATAACGGCAAGTATGCTAAGTAGAATTGACCAGGCCGCCGAACAGATATAGGCAATCGTTAACAGGTAAAGCCAGACAATAGCCTCTTCGTTTACTTCTGAATTGTGTGAAAAAACAGTTCGATGATATTTCCACACCGTGTACAGTGCATACAAAAAATAGCATAGAGGAGTAATCTTTACGAACCACCAAATAAAGTCTACTGCGCGATAGACAGCGCTATCTATGCCAAAGGTGTCGAGCCGCAATAATTTATTGTCTATTCCAAAAACTGCAATAACAATAATTATTAGTATGGATGGCAGAAGGTGGAACCAATCTTTTATCCTGATACGGAAGTCATCGTGGGTAATGCTGGCGACATAAAGCACCAAAATAGGGCCTTTTAGTAAGATAGCTGGTGCATAAAGGTAGGGAGTGGCCAGGTTTAGTAGCTCAGATTTTGGAAGGTGATCATTCCAAATGAGCATAATTCCAATATCGGAAATTGCGATTGAAATAAAAAATGCTGACAGCAAATACTTGGATATTGTCAGCTTGGTCGTTAACAGCGGTTGTGATAGGGCTAAAACCACACTCAGGCCGATAGAAAGAATTAGGATGACATCGTTTAAATTAAAATAGAGTGTGGTCATTATGCGCAATTTCGGTTTAACAGATTTCTATTGTTAGTCAATATATAAGTCAAGATGACCGCTTTGATCGTAAATTTTTTTAATGCGCTATTGCCTTGCTAGGTTGTCTATCTGGACAATCGGGCTAGACGCAAGCAATACGGTAAATATTACTACAGACCAGAAGTTATATAGAACAGTGCCCAGTTACATTCTAGGTTAGGCGACTATAGTCGGGCAGATATATCCACCGCTCTTTCTTTTTCAATTTCTATGTGCAACTCATCGATGGTTTCAACAATGACCTGTATTTTACCAGGGCCTAACAGCTCATCGGCAAATGCTTGTGAAAATGGCCAGTAATGGAGCTTAGCGGTTATCCGAAAGGGCGGTATTGCATCCTCAGGTACAGAGAAGCGGTAGTCTACAACTTCATGCCCTTTGGGCAGGATGCGGTTATCTGAAATCACGTGGGTTATGCGCCAGACTTCTACTTCAACTTTTTTCCCTTCCTTATCTCCCAGTTTGACCATAAAGTTTTTTGTTCCCGGTTCGGTTTTTCCCTGTTCTACCTTTCCAAGACGGTAAATTTCGCGATTATTGGCATCTGTCACCGCAAGATCTATCCAAACTTCTCGACCTTCGGGAAAACCGGTTGGGAGTTTATGTCCGGCGCCTGTGTTAGAAACCTTGAGACTGATCGCGGCAAGTTTTCCGGGTTCGAGGTTTGTTTGTTCAAGCAATTCAATCTGGCCACTACTGCGCAGTAACTTTCTGACATTATCTGCATTTTTAGTGCGACCAAAGTGCTCTAGAATTGTTGTGTTGCCACCGGCGAAGTAGTGGGTTGCGCGATCACTTCTCTCTGGCCCCATGATGGCGCTTTTTCCTTTTACGGGGGGCATATGGCAATCCTGACAGCCAATACCCGCTTCACGGTATGGGCTTTCATACCACTCGTCGTAAGTTCTCTCGACGGGTACGCCGTTTCCAGGGTGAGTTACATTATGACAGCTTGCACACATGGCAGAGTCGGTATGTACAGAGGAGTAGGCTGTCTGATGATAGGGGGACTCGGCGTCGCGCCTGGGGCCG from the Gilvimarinus sp. DA14 genome contains:
- a CDS encoding helix-turn-helix domain-containing protein produces the protein MTTLYFNLNDVILILSIGLSVVLALSQPLLTTKLTISKYLLSAFFISIAISDIGIMLIWNDHLPKSELLNLATPYLYAPAILLKGPILVLYVASITHDDFRIRIKDWFHLLPSILIIIVIAVFGIDNKLLRLDTFGIDSAVYRAVDFIWWFVKITPLCYFLYALYTVWKYHRTVFSHNSEVNEEAIVWLYLLTIAYICSAAWSILLSILAVIYRLPLGVTDNYINFILLIALFFYSVSHAQKLTTTKATKSPESRYNDNIDNLIGKIMLGINEQKLYLKPNINVEQFSEMVGLPYRDVSFAINRAFDRNFFEFINTYRVEEAKRYLGDKNCLHMSVMEILLESGFNSKSSFQRFFKRLTGESPTEYRNRVISQAK
- a CDS encoding cytochrome c family protein, whose protein sequence is MQFFKLTIIISCIFCSVSGFAKTPIEQKIIQEVLTPQFNLHRASTSSGELIPAHQFDDAQVCGACHTEIFREWRSSMMSHAWDDPIYRALLARASKATNGKLDNFCTGCHTPTGLVSGSVSTLDNQTPPDIKNPETDMPGVDCESCHNISALSGLDNGAYIMNSSAGAKIKFGPRRDAESPYHQTAYSSVHTDSAMCASCHNVTHPGNGVPVERTYDEWYESPYREAGIGCQDCHMPPVKGKSAIMGPERSDRATHYFAGGNTTILEHFGRTKNADNVRKLLRSSGQIELLEQTNLEPGKLAAISLKVSNTGAGHKLPTGFPEGREVWIDLAVTDANNREIYRLGKVEQGKTEPGTKNFMVKLGDKEGKKVEVEVWRITHVISDNRILPKGHEVVDYRFSVPEDAIPPFRITAKLHYWPFSQAFADELLGPGKIQVIVETIDELHIEIEKERAVDISARL
- a CDS encoding tetratricopeptide repeat-containing sulfotransferase family protein; its protein translation is MLSTSSKSLENMARQALGDGRDEAAFKLLGELLQRQPGHAQANYLLSYIAHKYGNYEKEVELLQNAVKSEPDTVLFKAYLARALALCGQMLSSYQQLKTIDLEESDNPEVIDVVATTYNRLNLYTQACRCYQRLVKIDDSRALIWFNLSTCYKYLGEFDKTEQALEKAIELKPHYEKAQAALSLLNTRKSSTENQVAERVATLSNIQKASHHPEARLHLAHAMAKELEMVGDYSRAFSILKRHKDVQRRAIGYEFERDRALLSNLAARGSYPLAKARTVENIFVTGMPRTGTTMVERLLCSAPDLASAGELPCFRTSLRKVLGEMSTAFITEACGRTLDKKSSEEVGRLYRHNTRYLKGDCTILLDKLPLNILLTDQILHCLENSVVVCLERHPLDTIVGNYRQLFSFADGLYSYSLSLEDTARFYLCFRALTQRLARDYPDRFYRVSYEALVQNPEREAEKLFDFCQLPWKSEYVSIEKNRSPVATASALQVREKIHTRALGQWRRYEDSLTEVKRLLDEGGVSYE